A genomic segment from Rhinatrema bivittatum chromosome 19, aRhiBiv1.1, whole genome shotgun sequence encodes:
- the LOC115080827 gene encoding uncharacterized protein ZSWIM9-like produces MDERELHGKEFFSWEEFSLFFDSWREQTQSLFCTMTSIPLSKCKWASEPPRPEVADALKYKYIMLVCKEISVSTKKKDPRAQKMHSTEQDKAPGGCPARMVLKLNKEKDRLVITECRLTHNHSLCPIEFAYYFKRGRLMDNSCLPVCITNKISKQFVGVQDIRYMLKKCKTRENGVQDTLNALNSLFTNDPGAKLKLVFVENKVIIKTVFLLTSMMRSLCQRFPLALFFDRVEGFNEAFDLYTVLCVDANKRGRECGYCLAQKGTPNMLRFTLVSLLQSVPDIKFKVQCITLGVDIRELEVVEELLPQARVKLCRTQVLEVLFSKAQEMGAPEDERVWPILCKVADAESLVAHTKAVERMDSLLPQDFMKYYREHWHPCSKMWVKFWAFQPPWEIDANELIKQHKQKMLVGFNPFRTLAQCILDLVIIRTPKEEVKNLNEDEVATRYHSICNPESASLIEEELSFARHGSYNIRETTEGFLLNDDVSEFCMDLSLASCSCSIYTSSLLPCRHLFATRLHTGEPLFDVSLLRKNKMALMTISEEQ; encoded by the exons ATGGATGAGAGAGAGCTTCACGGGAAGGAGTTCTTCTCCTGGGAGGAGTTCAGCCTGTTCTTCGACAGCTGGCGGGAGCAAACCCAATCTCTCTTCTGCACGATGACCTCCATTCCCCTCAGCAAGTGCAAGTGGGCCAGCGAGCCCCCTCGGCCTGAGGTGGCGGACGCCCTCAAGTACAAGTACATCATGCTGGTCTGCAAGGAAATCAGCGTTTCTACCAAGAAAAAAGACCCGAG GGCCCAGAAAATGCACAGCACGGAACAGGACAAAGCGCCCGGAGGCTGCCCTGCCAGGATGGTCCTGAAGTTGAACAAAGAGAAGGACCGACTGGTGATCACCGAGTGCAGACTGACCCACAACCACTCGCTGTGTCCCATTGAGTTTGCCTACTATTTCAAGAGGGGTCGCCTGATGGACAACTCCTGCCTACCTGTGTGCATCACCAACAAGATCTCCAAACAGTTTGTAGGGGTTCAGGACATCCGCTACATGctgaaaaaatgcaaaacccGGGAGAATGGGGTTCAGGACACCCTCAATGCACTGAACAGCCTTTTTACCAATGACCCTGGGGCCAAGCTCAAGTTGGTTTTCGTGGAAAACAAGGTGATTATCAAGACAGTCTTCTTGCTCACCTCCATGATGAGGTCCCTCTGCCAACGGTTCCCATTGGCCCTCTTTTTTGACCGTGTGGAGGGCTTCAATGAGGCGTTCGACCTCTACACAGTTCTGTGTGTGGATGCCAATAAGAGAGGGCGGGAATGCGGCTACTGCCTGGCTCAGAAAGGGACGCCCAACATGCTGCGCTTCACCTTGGTCTCACTCCTCCAAAGTGTGCCGGACATAAAGTTCAAAGTGCAGTGCATAACACTGGGCGTGGATATCCGGGaactggaggtggtggaggagcTGTTGCCACAGGCCAGGGTCAAGCTCTGTCGCACTCAGGTCCTGGAGGTCTTGTTCAGCAAGGCCCAAGAGATGGGGGCACCAGAGGATGAGAGGGTGTGGCCTATCCTCTGCAAGGTAGCTGATGCTGAATCTCTTGTGGCCCATACGAAAGCAGTGGAGAGAATGGACTCTCTCCTACCCCAAGACTTCATGAAATACTATCGAGAGCACTGGCACCCATGCTCCAAGATGTGGGTGAAATTCTGGGCTTTTCAGCCACCATGGGAAATTGATGCTAATGAACTCATCaaacaacacaaacaaaagaTGCTGGTGGGCTTCAATCCCTTCCGGACATTGGCCCAGTGCATTTTGGACCTGGTGATCATCCGGACACCAAAGGAAGAGGTGAAGAACCTCAATGAGGATGAGGTGGCCACGCGCTACCACAGCATTTGCAACCCAGAGTCGGCCAGTCTGATCGAGGAGGAGCTGAGCTTCGCCAGGCATGGGTCCTACAACATCAGGGAGACCACAGAGGGTTTTCTCCTGAACGATGATGTCTCTGAATTCTGCATGGACTTGAGCCTGGCCTCCTGCAGCTGCTCCATCTACACCTCCAGCCTCCTGCCCTGCCGGCACCTCTTTGCCACCCGGCTGCACACTGGAGAGCCTCTGTTTGACGTCTCCCTCCTCCGGAAGAATAAAATGGCACTGATGACCATCTCAGAGGAGCAGTAG